One window from the genome of Hyperolius riggenbachi isolate aHypRig1 chromosome 6, aHypRig1.pri, whole genome shotgun sequence encodes:
- the LOC137522183 gene encoding galactoside alpha-(1,2)-fucosyltransferase 2-like has translation MAIAFFLVLITFSYDYHSNLHISEFTEFMKNGKLLKSTEDLCPPVKKPKPLTGMWSIHTGGRLGNIMGQYATLYGLAKLNGHQAYIIPIMHDRLSKIFKIRLPALHQEMFTKIKWNRYPLHDWMSEEYYNIQRDHIYLIGAPCSYTFYHHVKDEILREFTFHDFIREESYAYLAKVRGDKKNVTFVGVHVRRGDYVSVMPNLWKGVVADKGYLQKATDYFRNKYKNPLFIVTSNGMDWCKENINNSRGDVYFAGDGQEGSPVRDFALLAHCNHTIMTIGTFGIWASYLAGGETIYLTNYTLPDSPFHNYFKYEATFLPEWIGIPADLSPLLNKTNQKQ, from the coding sequence ATGGCAATTGCTTTCTTCCTTGTTCTGATCACATTTTCGTATGATTATCATTCCAATCTACACATCAGTGAATTTACAGAATTTATGAAAAATGGCAAACTGCTGAAAAGCACTGAAGATCTGTGTCCACCAGTAAAAAAGCCCAAACCTCTGACTGGCATGTGGAGTATCCATACTGGTGGACGTCTGGGTAACATCATGGGGCAGTACGCCACTCTTTATGGCCTAGCCAAGTTGAATGGCCATCAAGCCTATATTATACCTATTATGCATGACCGACTGTCAAAGATATttaagataagattacctgcgcTTCACCAGGAAATGTTTACCAAAATCAAATGGAATAGATATCCCCTGCATGATTGGATGTCTGAAGAGTACTATAACATTCAAAGGGACCATATCTATTTAATTGGCGCCCCATGTTCTTATACGTTCTACCACCATGTTAAGGATGAAATCCTCAGAGAATTTACATTCCATGACTTCATTAGAGAAGAGTCTTATGCCTACCTTGCCAAAGTACGTGGGGACAAGAAAAATGTCACGTTTGTTGGGGTACATGTTCGTAGAGGAGACTATGTCTCTGTCATGCCTAATTTATGGAAAGGGGTGGTTGCTGACAAAGGATATTTACAAAAGGCCACAGACTATTTCAGAAACAAGTATAAGAATCCACTTTTCATTGTGACCAGTAACGGGATGGATTGGTGTAAAGAGAACATAAATAATTCACGAGGAGATGTATACTTTGCTGGGGATGGTCAAGAAGGATCTCCAGTCCGGGACTTTGCTCTCCTGGCCCATTGTAACCACACCATCATGACTATAGGGACCTTTGGTATTTGGGCAAGTTACTTAGCAGGTGGGGAAACAATTTACTTAACAAACTACACACTACCGGACTCTCCATTTCATAATTATTTTAAGTATGAAGCTACTTTTCTCCCTGAATGGATTGGTATTCCTGcagatctttctcctctcctaaaTAAGACAAATCAGAAACAATAA